A stretch of the Bradyrhizobium sp. CCBAU 53351 genome encodes the following:
- the glmU gene encoding bifunctional UDP-N-acetylglucosamine diphosphorylase/glucosamine-1-phosphate N-acetyltransferase GlmU, producing the protein MTARSSLTIVLAAGEGTRMRSSLPKVLHPVAHQTLLAHVLGAAPKGTGSSLAVVIGPDHQAVADEAKRVRPDALTFVQAERLGTAHAVLAAREAIARGADDLLIAFGDTPLISAETFARLRAPLAKGAAIAALGFRAADPTGYGRFIVEGDRLVAIREQADASEAERKIDLCNAGVMAIDGRRALQILGQIGNANSKGEYYLTDAVEIVRKQGWESVVIETSEDEVRGINTKAQLAEAEGVMQARLRKAAMEAGVTLIAPETVYLAADTVFGKDVTIEPFVVIGPGVSIADGTVIHSFSHIVQTTLGKNVSIGPYARLRPGTSLGDGARIGNFVETKAATLEAGVKVNHLSYIGDATVGANSNIGAGTITCNYDGFKKHKTVIGQGAFVGTNSSLVAPVKIGNGAYIGSGSVITRDVPDDAMALERNQQTIREGGAARYREMKTGGKKPEK; encoded by the coding sequence ATGACCGCCCGTTCCAGCCTCACGATCGTGCTCGCCGCCGGCGAAGGCACGCGCATGCGATCGAGCCTGCCGAAAGTGCTGCATCCGGTCGCTCACCAGACGCTGCTGGCCCATGTGCTCGGCGCCGCTCCCAAGGGAACCGGTAGCTCGCTCGCGGTCGTGATCGGTCCCGACCACCAGGCGGTCGCGGACGAGGCCAAGCGCGTCAGGCCCGACGCACTCACCTTCGTGCAGGCCGAGCGGCTCGGCACCGCGCATGCGGTGCTGGCGGCGCGCGAGGCGATCGCGCGAGGCGCGGACGATCTTCTGATCGCCTTCGGCGATACGCCGCTGATTTCGGCCGAGACCTTTGCGCGGCTGCGCGCGCCGCTCGCCAAGGGCGCTGCGATCGCCGCGCTCGGTTTTCGCGCTGCCGATCCCACGGGTTACGGCCGCTTCATCGTCGAAGGCGACCGCCTCGTCGCGATCCGCGAGCAGGCCGACGCCAGCGAAGCCGAACGCAAGATCGATCTGTGCAATGCCGGCGTGATGGCGATCGACGGCCGCCGGGCGCTCCAAATCCTTGGGCAAATCGGCAACGCCAATTCCAAGGGCGAATATTATCTGACGGACGCGGTCGAAATCGTCCGCAAGCAGGGATGGGAGTCCGTGGTGATCGAGACCAGCGAGGACGAGGTGCGGGGCATCAATACCAAGGCGCAGCTTGCGGAAGCGGAGGGCGTGATGCAGGCGCGGCTGCGCAAGGCGGCGATGGAAGCCGGCGTCACGCTGATCGCGCCGGAGACGGTTTATCTCGCCGCCGACACCGTGTTCGGCAAGGACGTCACCATCGAGCCGTTCGTGGTGATCGGCCCCGGCGTGTCGATCGCCGACGGCACCGTGATCCATTCCTTCTCGCACATCGTGCAGACGACGCTCGGCAAGAACGTCTCGATCGGTCCCTATGCGCGGCTGCGGCCCGGCACCTCGCTCGGCGACGGTGCGCGGATCGGCAATTTCGTGGAGACCAAGGCGGCGACGCTGGAGGCGGGCGTCAAGGTCAATCATCTCTCCTATATCGGCGATGCCACCGTGGGCGCCAATTCCAACATCGGCGCCGGCACCATCACCTGCAACTACGACGGCTTCAAGAAGCACAAGACGGTGATCGGGCAGGGCGCCTTCGTCGGCACCAATTCCTCGCTGGTCGCGCCGGTGAAGATCGGCAACGGCGCCTATATCGGCTCGGGCTCGGTGATCACGCGCGATGTGCCCGACGACGCCATGGCGCTGGAGCGCAACCAGCAGACCATCCGGGAAGGCGGCGCGGCGCGCTACCGCGAGATGAAGACGGGCGGCAAGAAGCCGGAGAAGTAG
- a CDS encoding AAA family ATPase, with the protein MRRIIVVGSQGSGKTSLALSLGRKLGLPVVHLDVLYWRPGWKPSDKASFRARVTEAIAGDAWVVDGSFSDLAFDLTIARADILVVIDRPRWLCLWRILWRSAFDRDTRRPDLPEGCPEQFDWKLMQEAWRYDTERVPVIEAERLQYGPDVPVLRLRRDRDIQGFLDSVSANGE; encoded by the coding sequence ATGCGCCGGATCATTGTCGTTGGCTCCCAGGGCAGCGGAAAGACGAGCCTCGCCCTGAGTCTCGGGCGCAAGCTCGGCCTGCCCGTGGTGCATCTCGACGTGCTCTATTGGCGGCCGGGCTGGAAGCCATCGGACAAGGCGAGCTTTCGGGCACGTGTCACTGAAGCCATCGCCGGCGACGCCTGGGTCGTCGACGGCAGCTTCTCGGATCTGGCCTTCGATCTCACGATCGCACGCGCCGATATTCTCGTTGTCATCGACCGTCCGCGCTGGCTCTGCCTGTGGCGCATTCTCTGGCGCTCGGCGTTCGATCGCGATACGAGGCGGCCCGATCTGCCGGAGGGATGCCCGGAACAGTTCGACTGGAAGCTGATGCAGGAGGCATGGCGCTACGACACCGAGCGCGTGCCCGTCATCGAGGCCGAACGTCTTCAGTACGGCCCCGATGTCCCCGTCCTGCGCCTGAGGCGCGACCGGGACATTCAGGGCTTTCTGGACTCGGTCTCAGCAAACGGCGAGTGA
- the glmS gene encoding glutamine--fructose-6-phosphate transaminase (isomerizing): MCGIVGILGREPVAEQLVDSLKRLEYRGYDSAGVATLEGKHLERRRAEGKLKNLEKRLEAEPLKGTTGIGHTRWATHGKPTVNNAHPHATERVAVVHNGIIENFRELREELEKKGTVFHTETDTEIVLHLVDDLLARGNKPVEAVKLALGRLRGAFALGFIFAGDDDLMIGARNGPPLAIGYGDGEMYLGSDAIALGPFTDTISYLEDGDWVVLTRKSADIFDKDGNAVQRDKIKHAASTSLVDKANYRHFMAKEIHEQPEVVGHTLARYVDMATERVSLPVKLPFDFKTIQRINITACGTASYAGFVAKYWFERFARLPVEVDVASEFRYREAPLRKGDLAIFISQSGETADTLAALRYAKAEGVHTVAVVNVPTSTIARESETVLQTLAGPEIGVASTKAFTCQLMVLANLAIAAGKARGELSDEDETKLVHGLVEVPRLMADALTTELQIEKLAHRIAKSRDVLYLGRGTSFPLALEGALKLKEISYIHAEGYAAGELKHGPIALIDETMPVVVIAPYDRVFEKTVSNMQEVAARGGNIILMTDAKGAEEATVESLVTIVMPDMAAAFTPMVYAVPVQLLAYHTAVVMGTDVDQPRNLAKSVTVE; encoded by the coding sequence ATGTGCGGGATTGTCGGCATTCTCGGGCGCGAGCCGGTTGCAGAGCAACTGGTGGATTCGCTCAAACGTCTCGAATATCGCGGTTACGATTCGGCGGGCGTCGCCACGCTCGAAGGCAAGCATCTGGAGCGCCGCCGCGCCGAGGGCAAGCTGAAGAACCTGGAGAAGCGGCTGGAAGCCGAGCCGCTCAAGGGCACGACCGGCATCGGCCACACCCGCTGGGCCACCCACGGCAAGCCGACCGTCAACAACGCCCATCCGCACGCGACCGAGCGCGTCGCCGTGGTCCACAACGGCATCATCGAGAATTTCCGCGAGCTGCGCGAGGAGCTCGAGAAGAAGGGCACGGTGTTCCACACCGAGACCGACACCGAGATCGTGCTGCACCTCGTCGACGATCTGCTCGCGCGCGGCAACAAGCCGGTGGAGGCGGTGAAGCTGGCGCTGGGGCGCCTGCGCGGCGCCTTCGCGCTCGGCTTCATCTTCGCCGGCGACGACGATCTCATGATCGGCGCCCGCAATGGTCCGCCGCTTGCGATCGGCTATGGCGACGGCGAGATGTATCTCGGCTCCGACGCCATCGCGCTCGGCCCGTTCACCGACACGATCAGCTATCTCGAGGATGGCGACTGGGTCGTGCTGACCCGCAAGAGCGCTGATATCTTTGACAAGGACGGCAACGCCGTCCAGCGCGACAAGATCAAGCACGCCGCCTCTACGTCGCTGGTCGACAAGGCCAATTACCGTCACTTCATGGCCAAGGAAATCCACGAGCAGCCGGAAGTGGTCGGCCACACGCTGGCGCGCTACGTCGACATGGCGACGGAGCGGGTCTCGCTGCCGGTCAAGCTGCCCTTCGACTTCAAGACCATCCAGCGCATCAACATCACGGCGTGCGGCACCGCGAGCTATGCCGGCTTCGTCGCAAAATACTGGTTCGAGCGCTTTGCGCGCCTGCCGGTCGAGGTCGATGTCGCCTCCGAATTCCGCTACCGCGAAGCGCCGCTGCGCAAGGGCGATCTCGCCATCTTCATCTCGCAGTCGGGCGAGACCGCCGACACGCTGGCGGCACTGCGCTACGCCAAGGCCGAGGGCGTGCACACGGTCGCCGTCGTCAACGTGCCCACCTCGACCATCGCTCGCGAGAGCGAGACCGTGCTGCAAACGCTGGCCGGTCCCGAGATCGGCGTCGCATCGACCAAGGCCTTCACCTGTCAGCTCATGGTGCTGGCCAATCTTGCGATCGCCGCAGGCAAGGCGCGCGGCGAACTCTCCGACGAGGACGAGACCAAGCTGGTCCACGGTCTCGTCGAGGTCCCGCGCCTGATGGCGGACGCGCTCACCACCGAGCTCCAGATCGAGAAGCTCGCGCACCGGATCGCCAAGTCGCGTGACGTGCTCTATCTCGGCCGCGGCACCAGCTTCCCGCTGGCGCTGGAAGGCGCGCTGAAGCTGAAGGAGATCTCCTACATCCACGCCGAGGGCTATGCCGCCGGCGAGCTCAAGCATGGACCGATCGCGCTGATCGACGAGACCATGCCCGTCGTCGTCATCGCGCCCTACGATCGGGTATTCGAAAAGACGGTCTCCAACATGCAGGAGGTCGCCGCCCGCGGCGGCAACATCATCCTGATGACGGACGCCAAGGGCGCGGAAGAGGCGACGGTCGAGTCCCTCGTCACCATCGTCATGCCAGACATGGCGGCGGCTTTCACGCCGATGGTCTACGCCGTCCCCGTGCAGCTGCTCGCCTATCACACGGCTGTCGTGATGGGCACCGATGTCGACCAGCCGCGTAATCTCGCGAAATCGGTGACTGTGGAATAG
- a CDS encoding DUF502 domain-containing protein, with translation MNPRDDAPAPLDPLPEPHTGLMGRFRNYFLTGLVVTGPIAITLYLVWWFVTWVDGVVRPFVPLAYRPETYLPYVIPGWGLVVAFFTLTLVGFLAANLIGRTLVDVGETFLGRIPAVRAIYRGLKQVFETLFSGKGSSFRKVGLVEFPSPGMWSIVLISQSPNEEVARSLPGQEEHVSVFLPCSPNPTTGFFFYVPKSKIVEVDMSTEDAATLIMSAGVVQPGSAPDPKKAAALAGMANAARIANASTIRPEPAKVE, from the coding sequence ATGAACCCCCGCGACGACGCGCCTGCGCCTCTTGATCCCCTGCCGGAACCGCATACCGGCCTGATGGGCCGCTTCCGCAATTACTTTCTGACCGGCCTCGTCGTCACAGGGCCGATCGCCATCACGCTGTATCTGGTGTGGTGGTTCGTCACCTGGGTCGACGGCGTGGTGCGGCCGTTCGTGCCGCTGGCCTACCGGCCGGAGACGTATTTGCCCTACGTCATTCCCGGCTGGGGACTGGTTGTCGCATTCTTCACGCTCACACTGGTCGGCTTCCTCGCGGCTAACCTGATCGGCCGCACGCTCGTTGACGTCGGCGAAACGTTTCTTGGCCGGATCCCGGCCGTGCGCGCCATCTACCGTGGCCTGAAACAGGTGTTCGAGACGCTGTTCTCGGGCAAGGGCTCGAGCTTCCGGAAAGTGGGCCTGGTCGAGTTTCCCTCGCCGGGCATGTGGTCGATCGTGCTGATCTCGCAATCGCCGAATGAAGAGGTCGCGCGTAGCCTGCCGGGGCAGGAGGAGCACGTCTCGGTGTTCCTGCCGTGCTCGCCGAACCCGACCACCGGGTTCTTCTTCTATGTGCCCAAGAGCAAGATCGTCGAGGTCGATATGAGCACGGAGGATGCCGCGACGCTGATCATGTCGGCCGGCGTGGTGCAGCCCGGCTCGGCACCAGATCCGAAGAAGGCCGCGGCGCTTGCCGGCATGGCGAATGCCGCGCGCATCGCCAATGCGTCGACGATTCGGCCCGAGCCTGCGAAGGTGGAGTAG
- the panE gene encoding 2-dehydropantoate 2-reductase: protein MRVLVIGAGALGGYYGACLVRAGRDVTFLVRGTRAEQLRLNGLQVVSPHGDFAVQPRIVLAKDLKEPFDVVLVGVKAYSLDDAMTQFAPAVGPSTLILPILNGLKHVDALAARFGAARVLGGLANVSAGLDADGGVVQFMANQTIVFGEVEGALSERALALEGLLDVPGIDVRASEAIMQDMWEKFVQLSTLAGITCLMRASIGDILAVPNGEQSIFRLFADCCAVATASGFEPRAPFIEFDRKLFTALDSPLKASMLRDIERGSVTESEHILGDMANRARELGIDTPLLDLARAHVAAYEVGRRRTAG from the coding sequence ATGAGAGTGCTGGTGATCGGCGCTGGCGCGCTCGGCGGCTATTATGGAGCTTGCTTGGTTCGAGCAGGCCGCGACGTGACCTTCCTGGTGCGCGGGACGCGGGCCGAACAATTGCGCCTGAACGGACTACAGGTCGTGAGTCCACACGGCGATTTTGCCGTGCAGCCGAGGATCGTTCTGGCGAAGGACCTCAAGGAGCCATTTGACGTCGTGCTCGTCGGGGTGAAGGCCTACTCGCTTGATGACGCGATGACCCAGTTTGCGCCCGCGGTCGGCCCGAGCACGCTGATCTTGCCGATCCTGAACGGGCTGAAACATGTCGACGCTCTCGCCGCACGGTTCGGCGCCGCGCGCGTCCTCGGTGGTCTCGCGAACGTCAGCGCCGGGCTGGATGCGGATGGCGGGGTGGTTCAGTTCATGGCCAACCAGACCATCGTCTTCGGCGAGGTCGAGGGCGCGCTGAGCGAGCGCGCGCTCGCATTGGAGGGGCTGCTCGACGTTCCCGGCATCGACGTGCGTGCCAGCGAAGCGATCATGCAGGACATGTGGGAGAAGTTCGTTCAGCTCTCGACGCTCGCCGGCATCACTTGCCTGATGCGCGCCAGCATCGGCGACATCCTGGCCGTGCCGAACGGCGAGCAGTCCATTTTCCGCTTGTTCGCCGATTGTTGTGCCGTTGCGACGGCGTCGGGTTTCGAGCCGCGCGCTCCCTTCATCGAGTTCGACCGCAAGCTCTTCACGGCGCTGGATTCGCCGCTGAAGGCATCGATGCTGCGCGATATCGAGCGCGGTTCGGTCACCGAATCCGAGCACATCCTCGGCGATATGGCCAATCGCGCCCGAGAGCTTGGCATCGACACGCCGCTGCTGGATCTGGCCCGCGCGCACGTGGCAGCCTATGAGGTTGGACGACGAAGAACGGCAGGTTAA
- a CDS encoding succinate dehydrogenase assembly factor 2, translated as MTGTTRSSSGLDDRRKRLLFRCWHRGTREMDLILGRFADAEIGHLSDDELTQLEALLEVNDPDLYAAITGDKVLPADVTGALFARIKAYPIADGGV; from the coding sequence ATGACGGGAACGACACGATCGAGCAGCGGGCTGGACGATCGCCGCAAGCGGCTTTTGTTCCGCTGTTGGCACCGCGGCACGCGCGAGATGGATCTGATCCTTGGCCGCTTCGCCGATGCCGAGATCGGCCATCTGTCGGATGACGAGTTGACCCAGCTCGAGGCGCTGCTCGAGGTCAACGATCCCGATCTCTATGCCGCCATCACCGGCGACAAGGTGCTGCCGGCTGACGTCACCGGCGCATTGTTCGCCCGCATCAAGGCCTATCCGATCGCGGACGGCGGCGTATGA
- a CDS encoding NAD(P)-dependent oxidoreductase, with product MSKTIAILAPGAMGSAVARRLSEHGARVLTSLKGRSEATKKRAADAGMIGAEDEAIADADIILSIVPPGEAVALAERLAALIVRRENKPIVVDCNAVNVDTVRGIEEIIGSAQAPFVDGGIIGFPPQPGGKSPAFYVSGEHAKDVAVLKDFGLDVRIVEGPVGAASALKMSYAGIVKGLAGIGSAMVVAATKAGAADALRDELALSQPAILARLEVALPDMIPKAYRWVAEMREISGFLGPDHPASQIYEGFARWFEHLAEDAKGEAVDAELMKTFAAGIARTKS from the coding sequence ATGTCCAAAACCATCGCGATCCTCGCGCCCGGCGCCATGGGCAGCGCCGTCGCCCGCCGTCTCAGCGAGCATGGCGCGCGGGTGTTGACGTCCTTGAAAGGGCGGAGCGAGGCGACGAAAAAGCGCGCAGCAGACGCCGGCATGATCGGCGCCGAGGACGAGGCGATTGCGGACGCCGACATCATTCTTTCGATCGTGCCGCCGGGTGAAGCCGTCGCGCTGGCCGAGCGGCTGGCGGCGCTGATCGTCAGGCGTGAGAACAAGCCCATCGTCGTGGATTGCAACGCCGTCAACGTCGACACCGTACGTGGGATCGAGGAGATCATCGGCTCGGCGCAGGCGCCGTTCGTCGATGGCGGGATCATCGGCTTTCCGCCGCAGCCGGGCGGTAAAAGTCCTGCGTTCTACGTGTCCGGCGAGCACGCCAAAGACGTCGCGGTACTCAAGGATTTCGGGCTCGACGTGCGGATCGTCGAGGGCCCGGTCGGCGCGGCGTCCGCTCTGAAAATGTCCTATGCCGGCATCGTCAAGGGCCTCGCCGGCATCGGCTCAGCCATGGTGGTCGCGGCCACGAAAGCGGGCGCGGCCGATGCGCTGCGCGACGAGCTGGCACTGAGCCAACCCGCGATCCTGGCCCGGCTGGAGGTCGCGCTGCCGGACATGATTCCGAAAGCCTATCGCTGGGTCGCGGAGATGCGGGAGATTTCCGGTTTCCTCGGGCCCGACCATCCGGCCAGCCAGATCTACGAGGGCTTTGCACGCTGGTTCGAGCATCTGGCGGAAGACGCGAAGGGCGAGGCGGTGGATGCCGAGCTGATGAAGACATTCGCCGCGGGGATCGCGCGGACCAAATCCTGA
- the recG gene encoding ATP-dependent DNA helicase RecG, with the protein MRPSLLNPLFAAVTSLPGVGPKQDKLLQYLLSRSETPRLVDLLLHLPSQVIDRRARPKIRDAVQGTMVTLEVTVDRHRPPPPRNSRAPYLVYASDDTGDVVLTFFRAKPGYVEKLLPVGEKRYVSGTLQMYDGIPQIVHPDRVLDEEAISKLSGIDPVYPLTEGLALGSLRRAIAQALQKLPALPEWISPEVMRRCNFPPIAEALNRVHQPVELTDILPDQPFWSRLAFDELLAGQLALALIRAQLRRPAGMRNAGDGHLRNKIIDALPYALTPSQRSAAAAIAEDLQQPVRMLRLLQGDVGSGKTVVALLAAAAVAEVGKQAALMAPTEILARQHIKTIAPLAERAGMRVAILTGREKGKERREIITQLEAGEIDLLVGTHALIQDDVIFHDLALAIVDEQHRFGVRERLALTSKGEAVDVLVLSATPIPRTLVLTYFGDMDISELREKPAGRQPIDTRAVAMSRLGEVLDGVGRALDVGKLVYWICPLVEESEAEGTEHLTNATKRFESLQKRFGDRVGLVHGQMKGTDKDRVMGQFAAHEIGLLVATTVVEVGVDVPAATIMVIENAERFGLAQLHQLRGRIGRGSEASTCILLYSEPLGEMSKARLKVIRETTDGFRIAEEDLKLRGEGDVLGVRQSGLPGYRIARSEVHGQLITQARDEALRILKDDPKLKGERGEALRCLLYLYERDEAIPLIGAG; encoded by the coding sequence ATGCGCCCAAGCCTGCTCAATCCGCTGTTTGCTGCCGTGACCAGCCTGCCCGGCGTCGGTCCGAAGCAGGACAAGCTGCTGCAGTACCTGCTCAGCCGCAGCGAGACGCCGCGGCTCGTCGATCTCCTGCTGCATCTGCCGAGCCAGGTGATCGACCGCCGGGCACGGCCGAAGATCCGCGACGCAGTGCAGGGAACCATGGTGACGCTGGAGGTCACCGTCGACCGCCACCGCCCGCCCCCGCCGCGCAATTCGCGCGCACCGTATCTGGTCTACGCCAGCGACGACACCGGCGACGTCGTGCTGACCTTCTTTCGCGCCAAGCCGGGCTATGTCGAGAAGCTGCTGCCGGTCGGCGAGAAGCGCTACGTCTCCGGCACGCTTCAGATGTACGACGGCATCCCGCAGATCGTGCATCCCGACCGCGTGCTGGACGAGGAAGCGATCTCGAAACTCTCCGGCATCGATCCGGTCTATCCGCTGACGGAAGGCCTCGCGCTCGGCTCGCTGCGCCGCGCGATCGCGCAGGCCCTGCAGAAGCTGCCGGCGCTGCCGGAATGGATCAGCCCGGAGGTGATGCGACGCTGTAATTTTCCGCCGATCGCCGAAGCGCTCAATCGGGTGCATCAGCCTGTCGAGCTCACGGACATCCTGCCCGACCAGCCATTCTGGTCGCGCCTCGCCTTCGACGAGCTCCTGGCCGGGCAGCTCGCGCTGGCCCTCATCCGCGCGCAACTGCGCCGCCCCGCCGGCATGCGCAATGCCGGCGACGGTCACCTCCGCAACAAGATCATCGACGCCCTGCCCTATGCACTGACGCCCTCCCAGCGCAGCGCTGCGGCGGCGATCGCCGAGGACCTGCAGCAGCCGGTGCGCATGCTGCGCCTGCTGCAGGGCGATGTCGGCTCGGGCAAGACCGTGGTCGCGCTGCTCGCGGCCGCCGCCGTCGCCGAGGTCGGCAAGCAGGCCGCACTGATGGCGCCGACCGAAATTTTGGCGCGCCAGCACATCAAGACCATCGCCCCGCTCGCCGAGCGGGCCGGCATGCGCGTCGCGATCCTCACCGGCCGCGAGAAAGGCAAGGAGCGGCGCGAGATCATCACGCAGCTCGAAGCAGGCGAGATCGATCTGCTCGTCGGCACCCACGCCCTGATCCAGGACGACGTGATCTTCCACGACCTCGCGCTCGCAATCGTCGACGAGCAGCACCGTTTTGGCGTGCGCGAGCGCCTGGCGCTAACGTCGAAGGGGGAAGCCGTCGACGTGCTGGTGCTCAGCGCCACACCGATTCCGCGCACGCTGGTGCTGACCTATTTCGGCGACATGGACATATCCGAGCTGCGCGAGAAGCCTGCCGGCCGGCAGCCGATCGACACCCGCGCCGTCGCCATGAGCCGGCTCGGCGAGGTTCTGGACGGCGTCGGCCGCGCGCTCGACGTCGGCAAGCTGGTCTACTGGATCTGCCCGCTGGTGGAGGAATCCGAGGCCGAGGGCACCGAGCACCTCACCAACGCGACCAAGCGTTTCGAGAGCCTGCAAAAGCGTTTTGGTGATCGTGTCGGCCTCGTCCACGGCCAGATGAAGGGCACCGACAAAGACCGCGTGATGGGCCAGTTCGCCGCTCACGAGATTGGCCTTCTGGTTGCCACCACCGTGGTCGAGGTCGGCGTCGACGTGCCGGCGGCGACCATCATGGTGATCGAGAACGCGGAGCGTTTCGGCCTCGCCCAGCTGCACCAGTTGCGCGGCCGCATCGGCCGCGGCTCGGAGGCCTCGACCTGCATCCTGCTCTATAGCGAACCGCTCGGCGAGATGTCCAAGGCCCGACTCAAGGTGATCCGCGAGACCACCGACGGTTTTCGAATCGCCGAGGAGGACCTGAAGCTGCGCGGCGAAGGCGACGTGCTGGGCGTGCGCCAGAGCGGCCTGCCCGGCTACCGCATCGCGCGCTCGGAGGTCCACGGCCAGCTCATCACCCAGGCGAGAGACGAGGCGCTGCGCATCCTAAAAGACGATCCGAAGCTGAAGGGCGAGCGCGGGGAGGCGTTGCGCTGCCTGCTGTATCTCTACGAACGGGACGAGGCGATCCCGCTCATCGGGGCGGGTTAA